Proteins from a genomic interval of Narcine bancroftii isolate sNarBan1 chromosome 12, sNarBan1.hap1, whole genome shotgun sequence:
- the LOC138746681 gene encoding skin secretory protein xP2-like, whose product MPPPSPTQGECHPPRPPQGEIPSPSPPQGEIPSPSTPQGEIPSPSPPQGECHPLPPQGECHPPRPPRVNAPTAPPRGRATPLDCPRVNATPLAPPPRVNATPPSPPQVNAPPSPPPVGDPLPLVPPRVNATTSPPWVNATPLTPPRVNATPLAPPQGECLHPCPPQGECHPPRPPRGNATPLRPPPGVNASTLAPPRGRATPLDPPLGECHPPHPPQGEFHPPRPPPG is encoded by the coding sequence ATGCCCCCACCCTCGCCCACCCAGGGTGAATGccacccccctcgccccccccaggGGGAgatcccctccccctcgcccccccaggGGGAGatcccctccccctctaccccccaGGGGGagatcccctccccctctcccccccagggtgaatgccaccccctccccccccagggtGAATGccacccccctcgccccccccgtgTGAATGCACCCACCGCCCCCCCCAGGGGGAGAGCCACCCCCCTCGACTGCCCCAGGGTGAATGccacccccctcgcccccccgcccAGGGTGAATGccacccccccctcgcccccccaggTGAAtgcacccccctcaccccccccagtGGGAGATCCCCTCCCCCTCGTCCCCCCCAGGGTGAATGCCACCACCTCGCCCCCCTGGGTGAATGCCacgcccctcacccccccccggGTGAATGccacccccctcgcccccccccaggGTGAATGCCTCCACCCTTGCCCCCCCCAGGGTGAATGccacccccctcgcccccccaggGGGAATGccacccccctccgcccccccccaggGGTGAATGCCTCCACCCTTGCCCCCCCCAGGGGGAGAGCCACCCCCCTCGACCCGCCCCTGGGTGAAtgccacccccctcaccccccccaggGTGAATTccacccccctcgccccccccctggGTGA